In Sodalis ligni, a single genomic region encodes these proteins:
- a CDS encoding LysR family transcriptional regulator — protein sequence MVQSPPAMLDIATFIVVAQNASFTRAAEQLGTSKSNVGKAVQRLERRLGTSLFQRTTRVVRLTEDGEIYLQAARTALEGLSEAEVLLAARHEDPAGRVRLNVPVGLGRLLLPTFTVIQKRYPKITLEFTLDDRHVDAVGEGWDIVVRIGHLPAEGEMTVRKLCDLRLGLYASAAYLAERDPIMSVKQLCNQQAIMFRTISGRLRPWTLWDGGQTMDLSPDPAMILSDGGAMVDAAINGLGIAQLFNRVAQPYVLSGALHHVLPAADVEGAPVHALIPVGHRMPPKTRVILDHLADVLRLPLAR from the coding sequence ATGGTCCAATCTCCACCCGCCATGCTGGATATCGCCACGTTCATCGTGGTGGCGCAGAACGCCAGCTTTACCCGCGCGGCCGAACAGCTGGGCACCAGTAAATCAAACGTCGGCAAGGCGGTGCAGCGTCTGGAGCGCCGGCTCGGCACCAGTCTGTTCCAGCGCACTACCCGGGTAGTCCGTCTGACGGAAGATGGGGAAATCTATCTGCAAGCGGCGCGGACCGCGCTGGAAGGGTTAAGCGAGGCGGAAGTATTGCTGGCGGCGCGCCATGAAGATCCCGCCGGGCGGGTGCGTCTGAATGTTCCGGTGGGTCTGGGCAGGCTGTTATTACCCACCTTTACCGTCATCCAAAAACGCTACCCGAAAATTACCCTGGAGTTCACCCTGGACGATCGCCATGTGGACGCCGTGGGGGAAGGATGGGATATCGTGGTTCGCATCGGGCATCTTCCCGCCGAGGGCGAGATGACCGTGCGCAAGCTTTGCGATCTCCGTCTCGGATTGTATGCGTCAGCCGCTTATCTGGCAGAGCGCGACCCCATCATGTCAGTGAAGCAGTTGTGCAACCAGCAAGCCATCATGTTTCGCACCATCTCTGGCCGCCTGCGCCCATGGACCCTATGGGACGGCGGTCAAACAATGGACCTTTCCCCTGATCCCGCGATGATTCTGTCCGATGGCGGGGCGATGGTTGATGCCGCCATCAACGGCCTGGGCATTGCCCAGCTGTTCAACAGGGTTGCCCAACCCTATGTTCTCTCCGGGGCGTTGCATCACGTTCTGCCTGCAGCCGACGTCGAGGGTGCGCCGGTGCATGCCTTGATTCCCGTTGGCCACCGTATGCCGCCCAAAACGCGGGTCATCCTCGATCATCTTGCCGACGTTCTCCGCTTGCCCTTAGCCCGATAA
- a CDS encoding ABC transporter ATP-binding protein has protein sequence MAALVFDDVTVTYPIYNAHSQSLRNQLVRIGSGGCIGSSGNAIVTVTALDHVSFALGNGDAVGLIGHNGAGKSTLLRTMAGIYGATSGSIIRTGSVSTVFELGAGMDPELSGYENIMRMLLLMGHSVSAAKAKIPDIEDFSELGDFLVLPVRTYSSGMTMRLMFSVATSVRPEILLIDEMFATGDASFQKKAETRMHDWIAGTDIFVFASHDHNLIRRLCNRVFRLDHGAIEEDDIRHIGAG, from the coding sequence ATGGCGGCCCTTGTTTTTGATGATGTCACGGTGACCTATCCCATTTATAACGCCCATTCGCAATCATTGCGCAATCAATTGGTCAGGATCGGCTCAGGAGGATGCATTGGCAGCAGCGGCAACGCCATCGTGACTGTGACTGCCCTGGATCACGTCAGTTTTGCTTTAGGCAACGGGGACGCCGTCGGACTGATCGGGCATAACGGCGCCGGCAAAAGTACCTTATTGCGCACCATGGCCGGGATATACGGCGCCACCTCGGGAAGCATCATCCGGACAGGGTCGGTCTCCACGGTTTTTGAACTGGGCGCCGGTATGGACCCTGAACTCTCGGGTTACGAAAATATCATGCGCATGCTGTTGCTGATGGGGCATTCCGTTTCGGCGGCCAAGGCAAAAATACCCGATATCGAAGATTTCAGCGAGTTAGGCGATTTCCTGGTCCTGCCGGTGCGGACCTATTCTTCAGGCATGACAATGCGGCTAATGTTCTCGGTAGCGACATCCGTCAGGCCGGAAATCCTGCTGATTGACGAAATGTTCGCTACCGGCGACGCTTCCTTCCAGAAAAAGGCGGAGACGCGGATGCACGATTGGATTGCCGGGACGGATATATTTGTATTTGCGTCCCACGATCATAATTTAATCAGACGGTTATGCAACCGCGTTTTCCGACTGGATCATGGCGCTATCGAGGAAGACGATATCAGGCATATCGGAGCCGGTTGA